One window from the genome of Pseudomonas sp. L5B5 encodes:
- a CDS encoding ABC transporter permease yields MFVLSPLGRRRWQRFKAHRRGWWSLWLFLGLFVLTLGGELLANDKPLLVSYQGHWYFPAFKRYTEQAFGGQLPFQPDYRSASVRQLVEGQGGWLLFAPIPFGYDTINYDLTQPAPSPPSRDNWLGTDDQARDVLARVIFGVRVSLLFALSLTAISALVGIGAGALQGYYGGWVDLWGQRLLEVWSGLPVLYLLIILSGFVEPNFWWLLGIMALFSWLALVDVVRTEFLRSRSLEYVKAARALGVDDLQVMGRHILPNAMNATLSYLPFILTGAIATLSALDFLGFGMPAGSASLGELVAQGKSNLQAPWLGLTAFFVLALILSLLVFIGEGCRDAFDPKS; encoded by the coding sequence ATGTTTGTCCTGTCCCCCCTTGGCCGGCGTCGCTGGCAGCGTTTCAAGGCGCACCGGCGTGGCTGGTGGTCACTGTGGCTGTTCCTCGGCCTGTTCGTCCTGACCCTGGGTGGCGAGCTGTTGGCCAATGACAAGCCGCTGCTGGTGTCCTATCAGGGCCACTGGTACTTCCCGGCGTTCAAGCGCTACACCGAGCAGGCGTTCGGCGGCCAGTTGCCCTTCCAGCCGGACTACCGCAGTGCCTCGGTACGCCAGTTGGTCGAGGGGCAGGGTGGCTGGCTGCTGTTCGCGCCGATTCCCTTCGGCTACGACACCATCAACTACGACCTGACGCAGCCGGCGCCCAGCCCGCCCAGCCGTGACAACTGGCTGGGGACCGACGACCAGGCGCGCGATGTGCTGGCGCGGGTGATCTTCGGGGTGCGGGTGTCGTTGCTGTTCGCCCTGTCGCTGACCGCCATCAGCGCGCTGGTCGGCATCGGCGCCGGGGCCCTGCAGGGTTACTACGGCGGTTGGGTCGATCTGTGGGGGCAACGCTTGCTGGAGGTCTGGTCGGGGCTGCCGGTGCTGTACCTGCTGATCATCCTGTCCGGCTTCGTCGAGCCGAACTTCTGGTGGCTGCTGGGGATCATGGCGCTGTTTTCCTGGCTGGCCCTGGTGGATGTGGTGCGTACCGAATTCCTGCGCAGCCGCAGCCTGGAGTACGTCAAGGCCGCCCGGGCGCTGGGGGTCGATGACCTGCAAGTGATGGGGCGGCACATCCTGCCCAATGCCATGAACGCCACCCTGAGCTACCTGCCGTTCATCCTCACCGGGGCCATCGCGACCTTGTCGGCCCTGGATTTCCTCGGCTTCGGCATGCCGGCCGGCAGCGCTTCGCTGGGCGAGCTGGTGGCCCAGGGCAAGAGCAACCTGCAGGCGCCTTGGCTGGGGCTGACGGCGTTCTTCGTGCTGGCGCTGATCCTGTCGTTGCTGGTGTTCATCGGTGAAGGCTGCCGTGATGCCTTCGACCCTAAAAGCTGA
- the sohB gene encoding protease SohB, translating into MEFFVEYASFLAKTVTLVVAILVVLITAAALRSKGRRRGAGQLQVSKLNDFYKDLRERLEQSLLDKDQLKALRKAKGKAEKKQKKQPVEAKPRVFVLDFNGDIKASATEGLRHEITALLSLATPKDEVVLRLESGGGMVHSYGLASSQLARIRQAGVPLTVCIDKVAASGGYMMACIGEKIISAPFAILGSIGVVAQLPNVNRLLKKHDIDFEVLTAGEYKRTLTVFGENTEKGREKFQEDLDVTHQLFKNFVARYRPQLAIDEVATGEVWLGVAAQEKQLVDQLQTSDEYLAEKAKAAEVFHLHYAERKSLQERVGLAASGSVDRVLLTWWSRLTQQRFW; encoded by the coding sequence GTGGAGTTTTTTGTCGAGTACGCCAGTTTCCTGGCCAAGACCGTGACCCTGGTGGTCGCCATCCTGGTGGTGCTGATCACCGCTGCGGCGCTGCGCAGCAAGGGCCGCCGCCGTGGTGCCGGGCAGTTGCAGGTCAGCAAGCTGAATGATTTCTACAAGGACCTGCGCGAGCGGCTGGAGCAGAGTCTCCTGGACAAGGACCAGCTCAAGGCGCTGCGCAAGGCCAAGGGCAAGGCCGAGAAGAAGCAGAAGAAGCAGCCGGTCGAGGCCAAGCCGCGCGTGTTCGTGCTGGACTTCAATGGTGACATCAAGGCTTCGGCCACCGAAGGGCTGCGTCATGAAATCACCGCCTTGCTGAGCCTGGCCACGCCCAAGGATGAAGTGGTGCTGCGCCTGGAGAGCGGCGGCGGCATGGTCCACAGCTATGGCCTGGCCTCCTCGCAGCTGGCGCGCATCCGCCAGGCCGGGGTGCCACTGACGGTGTGCATCGACAAGGTCGCGGCCAGCGGCGGCTACATGATGGCCTGCATCGGCGAGAAGATCATCAGCGCGCCGTTCGCCATTCTCGGCTCCATCGGCGTGGTGGCGCAGTTGCCCAACGTCAATCGCCTGCTGAAGAAGCACGACATCGACTTTGAGGTACTCACCGCTGGCGAGTACAAGCGCACCCTGACCGTGTTCGGCGAAAACACCGAGAAGGGGCGGGAGAAATTCCAGGAGGACCTGGACGTCACCCATCAGCTGTTCAAGAACTTCGTGGCTCGCTATCGGCCGCAGCTGGCCATTGACGAGGTTGCTACCGGCGAAGTCTGGCTCGGGGTGGCGGCCCAGGAAAAACAGCTGGTGGACCAGTTGCAGACCAGCGACGAATACCTGGCGGAAAAAGCCAAGGCGGCCGAGGTATTCCACCTGCACTATGCCGAGCGCAAGAGCCTGCAGGAGCGGGTAGGGCTGGCAGCCAGCGGTTCGGTGGACCGCGTCCTGCTGACCTGGTGGAGCCGCCTGACCCAGCAGCGCTTCTGGTAA
- a CDS encoding histidine phosphatase family protein yields MGSIYLIRHGQASFGADDYDVLSPIGVRQATVLGEHLATLGVSFDRCLSGNLQRQQHTAQATLEQLGAAGLASPALEVDPAFNEFDADAIIRALLPDLLPQEPEALNILRNAAQNRGEFQRIFALIIQRWLAGTYDPPGLESWLGFVERVQGGLQRILEAADNRQKIAVFTSGGTITALLHLITRMPAQQAFELNWQIVNTSLNQLKFRGREVSLASFNGHTHLQLLKAPELITFR; encoded by the coding sequence GTGGGCAGCATCTACTTGATTCGACATGGCCAGGCCTCCTTCGGTGCAGACGATTATGACGTGCTGTCGCCCATCGGCGTACGCCAGGCCACGGTGCTGGGTGAGCACCTGGCGACCCTCGGGGTCAGTTTCGATCGCTGTCTGTCCGGGAATCTGCAACGCCAGCAGCACACGGCCCAGGCCACCCTTGAACAGCTTGGCGCGGCCGGCCTGGCCAGTCCGGCCCTGGAAGTCGACCCGGCGTTCAACGAGTTCGACGCCGACGCCATCATCCGCGCCCTGTTGCCCGACCTGCTCCCCCAGGAACCCGAAGCCCTGAACATCCTGCGCAATGCTGCGCAGAACCGCGGCGAGTTCCAGCGCATCTTCGCCCTGATCATCCAGCGCTGGCTGGCCGGCACCTACGACCCACCCGGCCTGGAAAGCTGGCTGGGGTTCGTCGAACGGGTCCAGGGCGGCCTGCAGCGAATCCTAGAAGCAGCAGACAACCGGCAGAAAATCGCCGTGTTCACCTCCGGCGGCACCATCACCGCCCTGCTCCACCTGATTACCCGGATGCCTGCCCAGCAGGCCTTCGAGCTGAACTGGCAAATCGTCAACACCTCGCTCAACCAACTGAAGTTCCGCGGTCGCGAAGTGTCCCTGGCCTCCTTCAACGGTCATACGCACCTGCAACTGTTGAAGGCGCCGGAGCTCATCACTTTTCGCTGA
- a CDS encoding ABC transporter substrate-binding protein: protein MFKLLCKCVLWVSLPFWSVAQATSVVFLNPGNSTEIFWVSYSHFMQAAARDLGMDLRILYAERDAGRTLEQARQVIQSEHRPDYLMLVNEQYIAPQILRLSQGTGIKLFIVNSALTQDQRDLISQSQHKYSDWIGSMLGNDEEAGYLMLKELLRQHGPLAPGQSIELLAFSGLKVTPAAQQREQGLRRALAEYPQVHLRQLVYGEWSRERAYRQAQQLLRRYPQTQLVWSANDEMALGAMSAARELGRKPGKDLLFSGLNSSPQALQALIDGQLSVLVAGHFTLGGWALVTFHDDALGLDTRRQGGPDWRLPLLQPLTPGQAQQLLRLGDRAGVRVNFRALSAQGKPEGYHYPFGLQLLLH from the coding sequence ATGTTCAAGCTGTTGTGCAAGTGCGTGCTGTGGGTAAGCCTGCCGTTCTGGAGTGTGGCTCAGGCGACATCGGTGGTGTTTCTCAATCCCGGCAATTCGACGGAAATCTTCTGGGTCAGCTATTCGCATTTCATGCAGGCCGCCGCGCGCGACCTGGGCATGGACTTGCGCATTCTTTATGCCGAGCGTGATGCCGGCAGGACCCTCGAGCAAGCGCGGCAGGTGATCCAGAGCGAGCATCGGCCAGATTACCTGATGCTGGTGAACGAACAGTACATCGCGCCGCAGATCCTGCGTTTGTCCCAGGGCACGGGGATCAAGCTGTTCATCGTCAACAGTGCGCTGACCCAGGATCAGCGTGACCTGATCAGCCAGAGCCAGCACAAGTATTCCGACTGGATCGGCAGCATGCTGGGCAATGACGAAGAAGCCGGCTACCTGATGCTCAAGGAGCTTTTGCGCCAGCATGGGCCGCTGGCTCCGGGGCAGAGCATCGAACTGCTGGCCTTTTCCGGCCTCAAGGTCACCCCTGCGGCACAGCAGCGTGAACAGGGCTTGCGTCGGGCCCTGGCCGAGTACCCGCAGGTGCACTTGCGTCAATTGGTCTATGGCGAATGGAGTCGCGAGCGGGCTTATCGCCAGGCCCAGCAGTTGCTGCGTCGTTATCCGCAAACCCAGCTGGTCTGGTCGGCCAATGACGAAATGGCCCTGGGTGCCATGAGCGCGGCTCGCGAACTGGGACGCAAGCCGGGCAAGGACCTGCTGTTCAGCGGGCTCAACAGTTCACCGCAAGCCTTGCAGGCATTGATCGATGGGCAATTGTCGGTATTGGTTGCCGGGCACTTCACCCTGGGTGGTTGGGCCCTGGTGACGTTCCACGACGATGCGCTCGGCCTCGACACCCGGCGCCAGGGCGGGCCGGATTGGCGTCTGCCGTTATTGCAGCCGCTGACGCCGGGCCAGGCGCAGCAGTTGCTGCGCCTGGGCGACCGGGCGGGGGTTCGGGTGAATTTTCGCGCCTTGTCCGCCCAGGGCAAGCCGGAGGGCTATCACTACCCCTTCGGCCTGCAATTGCTGCTGCACTAG
- a CDS encoding microcin C ABC transporter permease YejB has translation MLGYSLRRLLLIVPTLLCILLVNFVIVQAAPGGPVEQAIARLQGIGATGATGGGHVESVAGQSRASRGLDPKLLADIERQYGFDKPASERLWLMLGQYARLDFGTSFFRGATVTELILDKLPVTLSLGLWATLITYLVSIPLGIRKAVHNGSAFDVWSSAAIIVGYAMPGFLFALLLIVVFGGGTLLDWFPVRGLVSEDFDQLSAWGKVVDYFWHLALPVTALVVGGFATLTLLTKNSFLNEISRLYVVTARAKGLSERQVLYGHVFRNAMLLVVAGLPQALVTVFFGGSLLIEVIFSLDGLGRMSYEAAVARDYPVVFGSLFIFTLFGLLIKLLGDLCYTLVDPRIDFAARSL, from the coding sequence ATGCTGGGTTATAGCCTGCGGCGCCTGCTGCTGATCGTGCCGACCTTGCTGTGCATCCTGCTGGTCAACTTCGTCATCGTCCAGGCCGCTCCCGGAGGCCCGGTGGAACAAGCCATCGCTCGCTTGCAGGGTATCGGCGCCACGGGCGCGACCGGTGGCGGGCACGTCGAGAGCGTGGCTGGGCAATCACGCGCCAGCCGGGGCCTGGACCCCAAGCTGCTGGCGGACATCGAACGCCAGTACGGTTTCGACAAGCCCGCCAGCGAGCGCTTGTGGCTGATGCTGGGGCAATACGCCCGGCTGGATTTCGGCACGAGCTTCTTCCGTGGCGCCACGGTCACCGAACTGATCCTGGACAAGCTGCCGGTGACCCTGTCCCTGGGCTTGTGGGCGACCCTGATCACCTACCTGGTGTCGATCCCCCTGGGGATTCGCAAGGCCGTGCACAACGGCTCGGCCTTCGATGTCTGGAGCAGCGCGGCGATCATCGTCGGCTACGCCATGCCCGGATTCCTGTTCGCCCTGTTGCTGATCGTGGTGTTCGGTGGCGGCACGCTGCTGGACTGGTTCCCGGTGCGCGGCCTGGTGTCGGAGGACTTCGATCAGCTTTCGGCCTGGGGCAAGGTGGTCGATTACTTCTGGCACCTGGCGCTGCCGGTCACGGCCCTGGTGGTCGGTGGGTTCGCCACCTTGACCCTGTTGACCAAGAACAGCTTCCTCAACGAGATCTCGCGCTTGTACGTGGTCACCGCCCGGGCCAAGGGCCTGAGCGAACGGCAGGTGCTGTATGGCCATGTGTTTCGCAACGCCATGTTGCTGGTGGTGGCGGGCCTGCCCCAGGCGCTGGTCACGGTGTTCTTCGGCGGCTCGTTGCTGATCGAAGTGATCTTTTCCCTCGATGGCCTGGGGCGCATGAGCTATGAGGCGGCAGTGGCCCGGGATTACCCGGTGGTGTTCGGCTCGCTGTTCATCTTCACCCTGTTCGGCCTCTTGATAAAACTGCTCGGCGACCTGTGCTACACCCTGGTCGATCCGCGCATCGATTTTGCGGCGAGGAGCCTTTGA
- a CDS encoding DUF934 domain-containing protein: MQRIIKNNEVVDETWHLLPKDATLDGISNCDDLIVPLALWREHGHALKARDGGLGVWLDADEEAEEIGDDIHNFQVIALNFPAFTDGRNYSNARLLRDRYGYKGELRAIGDVLRDQLFYLHRCGFDAYALRADKDPYEALESLKDFSVTYQASTDQPLPLFRRR, translated from the coding sequence ATGCAGCGAATCATTAAGAACAACGAAGTCGTCGACGAAACCTGGCACCTGCTGCCCAAGGACGCGACGCTCGACGGCATCTCCAACTGCGACGACCTGATCGTGCCACTGGCATTGTGGCGCGAACACGGCCATGCCCTCAAAGCTCGCGATGGCGGCCTGGGGGTATGGCTGGATGCAGACGAGGAAGCCGAGGAGATCGGCGACGATATCCACAACTTCCAAGTCATCGCGCTGAATTTCCCAGCCTTCACCGACGGTCGCAACTACTCCAACGCCCGCCTGTTGCGTGACCGCTATGGCTACAAGGGCGAGTTGCGGGCTATCGGCGACGTGCTGCGCGACCAGTTGTTCTACCTGCACCGCTGCGGTTTCGACGCCTACGCACTGCGGGCCGACAAGGACCCCTACGAAGCCCTGGAAAGCCTCAAGGACTTCTCGGTGACCTACCAGGCCTCCACGGACCAGCCACTGCCGCTGTTCCGCCGCCGCTAA
- a CDS encoding DUF2970 domain-containing protein gives MDDPNNNQPPTFLQMLQSVLAAAFGVQSGKNRARDFTHGKPSHFIALGILFTTLFVLVLLGIAKLAMHLAGV, from the coding sequence ATGGACGATCCAAACAACAACCAGCCACCGACCTTCCTGCAAATGCTGCAAAGCGTGCTGGCGGCAGCCTTCGGCGTACAAAGCGGAAAAAACCGCGCCCGCGACTTCACCCATGGCAAGCCCAGTCACTTCATCGCGCTGGGCATTCTGTTCACCACCCTGTTCGTCCTGGTGCTCCTGGGCATCGCCAAGTTGGCGATGCACCTGGCGGGGGTCTGA
- a CDS encoding SCP2 sterol-binding domain-containing protein encodes MTSVADAVQAMQAKFNPAAAAGLDLVFGFRIDDTKHFSLVVKDSTCELKEGENPDAQVTLVMDGETLDGIVSGETDGMQAFMGGKLRAEGDMMLAMKLSELFPA; translated from the coding sequence ATGACCTCCGTAGCTGACGCCGTACAAGCCATGCAAGCCAAGTTCAACCCAGCTGCCGCTGCCGGCCTGGACCTGGTTTTCGGTTTCCGCATCGATGACACCAAACACTTCTCGCTGGTAGTCAAAGACAGCACCTGCGAACTCAAGGAAGGCGAGAACCCAGACGCCCAGGTCACCCTGGTGATGGACGGCGAAACCCTGGATGGCATCGTCAGCGGCGAGACCGACGGCATGCAGGCCTTCATGGGCGGCAAGCTGCGCGCCGAAGGCGACATGATGCTGGCCATGAAACTGAGCGAGCTGTTCCCAGCCTAA
- a CDS encoding nitrite/sulfite reductase has translation MYVYDEYDQRIIEDRVKQFRDQTRRYLAGELSEEEFRPLRLQNGLYIQRFAPMLRVAVPYGQLNSRQARMMAKIARDYDKGYAHISTRQNVQFNWPALEDVPQILAELATVQMHAIQTSGNCLRNVTTDQFAGVAADELVDPRPWCEIVRQWTTFHPEFAYLPRKFKIAINGSTADRAAIEVHDIGLEPVHNAAGELGFRVLVGGGLGRTPVVGAFINEFLPWQDLLSYLDAILRVYNRYGRRDNKYKARIKILVKALTPEVFAEKVDAEMVHLRGGQTTLTEAEVHRVARHFVDPDYKTLDNQDAALAALDQEHPGFARWRTRNTLAHKKPGYVAVSLSLKPTGVAPGDVTDKQFDAIADLADRYSFGLLRTSHEQNVILADVEQSQLFTLWGELRENGFATPNIGLLTDIICCPGGDFCSLANAKSIPIAESIQRRFDDLDYLFDIGELDLNISGCMNACGHHHVGHIGILGVDKKGEEFYQVSLGGSASRDASLGKILGPSFAQDDMPDVISKLIDVYVEQRTEDERFIDTYQRIGIDLFKERVYAANH, from the coding sequence ATGTACGTATACGACGAGTACGATCAGCGGATCATCGAGGACCGCGTCAAGCAGTTCCGTGATCAGACCCGACGCTATCTGGCAGGCGAGCTGAGCGAAGAAGAATTCCGCCCCCTGCGCCTGCAGAACGGGCTTTATATCCAACGTTTTGCCCCGATGCTGCGGGTCGCCGTGCCTTACGGCCAGTTGAACTCGCGCCAGGCCCGGATGATGGCCAAGATCGCCCGGGACTACGACAAGGGCTACGCGCACATCAGCACCCGGCAGAACGTACAGTTCAACTGGCCGGCCCTGGAAGACGTCCCGCAAATCCTCGCCGAGCTGGCCACTGTGCAGATGCATGCCATCCAGACCAGCGGCAACTGCCTGCGCAACGTCACTACCGATCAGTTCGCCGGAGTAGCCGCGGACGAACTGGTGGACCCCCGCCCCTGGTGCGAGATCGTCCGCCAGTGGACCACCTTCCACCCGGAATTCGCCTACCTGCCGCGCAAGTTCAAGATCGCCATCAACGGCTCGACCGCTGATCGCGCAGCCATCGAAGTCCACGACATCGGCCTGGAGCCGGTGCACAACGCCGCCGGCGAGCTGGGCTTCCGGGTGCTGGTGGGTGGTGGCCTGGGTCGCACCCCGGTGGTCGGCGCCTTCATCAACGAGTTCCTGCCGTGGCAGGACCTGCTGAGCTACCTCGACGCCATCCTGCGGGTCTACAACCGCTATGGCCGGCGCGACAACAAGTACAAGGCGCGGATCAAGATCCTGGTCAAGGCCCTGACGCCCGAAGTGTTCGCCGAGAAGGTCGATGCCGAGATGGTCCACCTGCGTGGCGGCCAGACCACCCTGACCGAGGCCGAAGTGCATCGCGTAGCCCGGCACTTCGTCGATCCGGACTACAAGACCCTGGACAACCAGGATGCGGCCCTGGCCGCCCTGGACCAGGAGCATCCGGGCTTCGCCCGCTGGCGCACGCGCAACACCCTGGCCCACAAGAAGCCGGGTTATGTCGCCGTGAGCCTGTCGCTCAAGCCTACCGGCGTGGCGCCAGGGGATGTCACCGACAAGCAGTTCGATGCCATCGCCGACCTGGCCGACCGCTACAGCTTCGGCCTGCTGCGCACCTCCCACGAGCAGAACGTGATCCTCGCCGACGTCGAGCAGAGCCAGCTGTTCACCCTGTGGGGCGAACTGCGGGAAAACGGCTTCGCCACGCCGAACATCGGCTTGCTGACCGACATCATCTGCTGCCCGGGTGGCGACTTCTGCTCCCTGGCCAACGCCAAGTCGATCCCGATCGCCGAATCCATCCAGCGCCGTTTCGACGACCTGGACTACCTGTTCGACATCGGTGAGCTGGACCTCAACATCTCCGGTTGCATGAACGCCTGTGGCCACCACCATGTGGGCCACATCGGCATCCTCGGCGTCGACAAGAAAGGCGAAGAGTTCTACCAGGTATCCCTGGGTGGCAGCGCCAGTCGCGATGCCAGCCTGGGCAAGATCCTCGGCCCGTCCTTCGCCCAGGACGACATGCCCGACGTGATCTCCAAGCTGATCGACGTGTACGTGGAACAGCGTACCGAGGACGAGCGCTTCATCGACACCTATCAACGTATTGGCATCGACCTCTTCAAGGAGCGCGTCTATGCAGCGAATCATTAA
- a CDS encoding ABC transporter ATP-binding protein, whose translation MTQALIELRGLKVAFGGTEVVHGLDLEIYPGECLALVGESGSGKSVTAHSLLQLLDPRATRIEGSVRYRGEELLGAAPARLRQLRGNRIAMIFQEPMSSLNPLHSVERQLGETLRLHKGLAGAQARERIIELLELVGIQQPRERLKAYPHQLSGGQRQRVMIAMALACEPELLIADEPTTALDVTVQRKILLLLQSLQQRLGMSLLLISHDLNLVRRIAQRVCVMRAGEIVEQAGCEALFKGPRHPYSVELLNAEPGGQALFRAPSETLLEVEQLKVWFRQGGGGWRPRRYLKAVDGIDLHVQRGKTLGIVGESGSGKSTLGQAILRLIASQGRIRFDGQPLDGLDDVRLRPLRRQLQVVFQDPFGSLSPRLSVLQIIAEGLRVHTDLDAGQQERAVIEVLEQVGLDPDSRHRYPHEFSGGQRQRIAIARALVLKPQLILLDEPTSALDRTVQKQVVGLLRRLQQEHGLTYLFISHDLAVVQALAHELIVMKDGQVVERGETQQLFAAAQHPYTRELLAASGVATKPQAQVAGG comes from the coding sequence ATGACTCAAGCCCTGATTGAACTGCGTGGCCTGAAGGTGGCTTTTGGTGGCACCGAGGTGGTGCATGGCCTGGACCTGGAAATCTACCCCGGCGAATGCCTGGCGCTGGTGGGCGAATCCGGCTCGGGCAAGTCGGTCACGGCCCACAGCCTCCTGCAGTTGCTCGACCCGCGGGCGACGCGGATCGAGGGCAGCGTCCGCTATCGCGGGGAGGAACTGCTGGGCGCGGCGCCGGCGCGTTTGCGCCAACTGCGTGGCAACCGCATCGCGATGATCTTCCAGGAACCCATGAGTTCGCTCAACCCACTGCACAGCGTTGAGCGCCAGTTGGGCGAGACTTTGCGTCTGCACAAGGGGCTGGCGGGCGCCCAGGCTCGGGAGCGGATTATCGAACTGCTGGAGCTGGTGGGCATCCAGCAGCCCCGGGAGCGACTCAAGGCCTATCCGCACCAGCTCTCCGGCGGCCAGCGCCAGCGGGTGATGATCGCCATGGCCCTGGCCTGCGAGCCGGAGTTGCTGATCGCCGACGAGCCCACCACGGCCCTGGACGTGACGGTGCAACGCAAGATCCTGCTGCTGCTCCAGTCCCTGCAACAACGCCTGGGCATGTCCCTGCTGCTGATCAGCCACGACCTCAACCTGGTGCGGCGCATTGCTCAGCGGGTGTGCGTGATGCGGGCCGGGGAGATCGTCGAGCAGGCCGGTTGCGAAGCCTTGTTCAAGGGGCCACGTCATCCCTACAGCGTCGAACTGCTCAATGCCGAGCCCGGGGGACAGGCCCTGTTCAGGGCGCCCAGTGAAACCCTGCTGGAGGTGGAGCAGCTCAAGGTATGGTTCCGCCAGGGCGGCGGCGGATGGCGGCCACGGCGCTACTTGAAGGCCGTCGACGGTATCGATCTGCACGTGCAGCGTGGCAAGACCCTGGGCATTGTCGGCGAGTCCGGTTCGGGCAAGTCGACCTTGGGCCAGGCGATCCTGCGCCTGATTGCCTCCCAGGGGCGCATCCGTTTCGACGGCCAGCCTCTGGACGGGCTGGACGACGTCCGGTTGCGGCCTTTGCGTCGGCAATTGCAAGTGGTGTTCCAGGACCCGTTCGGCAGCCTCAGTCCGCGCTTGAGTGTGCTGCAGATCATTGCCGAGGGCCTGCGGGTTCATACCGATCTGGATGCCGGGCAGCAGGAGCGGGCGGTGATCGAGGTGCTGGAGCAGGTGGGGCTGGACCCGGACTCGCGTCACCGCTATCCCCACGAGTTCTCCGGTGGACAGCGCCAGCGCATCGCCATCGCCCGGGCCCTGGTCCTCAAGCCGCAGTTGATCCTGCTGGACGAACCGACCTCGGCCCTGGATCGCACGGTGCAGAAGCAGGTGGTGGGGTTGCTGCGGCGTTTACAGCAGGAACATGGCCTGACTTACCTGTTCATCAGCCATGACCTGGCGGTGGTCCAGGCCCTGGCCCATGAGCTGATCGTGATGAAGGACGGCCAGGTGGTGGAGCGGGGTGAAACGCAGCAGTTGTTTGCCGCGGCGCAGCATCCCTACACCCGGGAGTTGCTGGCGGCGTCCGGCGTGGCAACGAAGCCGCAGGCACAGGTTGCGGGAGGCTGA